In Ischnura elegans chromosome 6, ioIscEleg1.1, whole genome shotgun sequence, one genomic interval encodes:
- the LOC124160316 gene encoding cuticle protein 19-like encodes MAASIKITSLLIAAIAISACAANPGFSHGGYEVHAEKEHVIDYHAYPKYQYNYGVNDPHTGDIKNQWEERDGDYVKGSYSLHEPDGTVRIVEYTADKHNGFNAKVHKSGVATHDHGYHH; translated from the exons atggCCGCTTCAATCAAG ATCACCTCCCTCCTGATCGCTGCTATCGCCATCAGCGCGTGCGCGGCGAACCCAGGATTCTCGCATGGAGGCTACGAGGTACACGCAGAGAAAGAACACGTCATCGACTATCAT gcTTATCCCAAGTACCAGTATAACTACGGAGTGAACGACCCCCATACCGGAGACATCAAGAACCAATGGGAGGAGAGGGACGGTGATTACGTCAAGGGTTCCTACAGTCTCCACGAACCAGACGGTACCGTTCGCATTGTGGAATACACGGCCGACaagcacaacggattcaacgctaAAGTGCACAAGTCTGGAGTGGCTACGCACGACCACGGTTACCACCACTAG
- the LOC124160313 gene encoding cuticle protein 19-like, which translates to MIAKIALVAMALAIAHALPQHYGYGGHGIIAGHAAHAVDYYAHPKYHFEYAVADHHTGDIKNQHEERDGDVVKGSYSLHEADGTVRTVEYTADDHNGFNAVVHRSGHAAHPQVVRHQPILAQKIVVPHHNYY; encoded by the exons ATGATTGCAAAAATCGCACTGGTAGCTATGGCCCTGGCCATTGCACATGCACTACCTCAACACTACGGCTATGGAGGACATGGAATCATCGCTGGACACGCCGCGCACGCCGTGGACTACTAC GCTCACCCCAAGTACCACTTCGAATACGCCGTAGCGGACCACCACACTGGGGACATCAAGAACCAACACGAGGAACGCGACGGAGACGTCGTGAAGGGATCTTACAGCCTCCATGAAGCTGACGGCACCGTCCGCACCGTCGaatacaccgccgacgaccacaacggattcaacgcagTGGTCCACAGGAGCGGGCATGCCGCCCACCCACAAGTGGTGCGGCACCAACCCATCTTGGCTCAAAAGATTGTGGTGCCACATCATAACTACTATTAG
- the LOC124160300 gene encoding cuticle protein 19-like: MYARIALLTLVLAVCQAFPQHGGSYSSFGYGGGQGGYGGNYGGGYGGNYGGGFGRGIGGGYGGYGGYGGYGRQSYVAAVAPVAKVAVAPVAKYVAPVVAPVVVGKQVAHIDHYAPPHYSYEYAVKDEHTGDVKSQHEEREGDNTRGYYTVNEPDGTVLTVHYTVDKHSGFQAVVERTGHAAHPQQVKKVAVVAPVVHAPVVHHAPVVHAAPYVQSHHY; this comes from the exons ATGTACGCTCGCATCGCACTCCTCACCCTTGTGCTGGCCGTGTGCCAAGCATTCCCTCAGCACGGCGGATCCTATTCCTCCTTCGGCTACGGAGGCGGACAAGGTGGATATGGCGGTAACTACGGCGGTGGATATGGCGGTAACTACGGCGGTGGATTCGGCAGGGGCATTGGCGGAGGATACGGAGGCTATGGAGGATATGGAGGATACGGAAGACAGTCTTACGTCGCTGCAGTCGCGCCCGTCGCCAAGGTTGCTGTCGCTCCCGTCGCCAAATACGTCGCCCCAGTCGTCGCTCCCGTCGTTGTCGGCAAGCAGGTGGCCCACATTGACCACTAT GCTCCCCCCCACTACTCTTACGAATACGCAGTGAAGGACGAGCACACCGGTGACGTCAAGAGCCAGCACGAGGAACGTGAGGGCGACAACACCAGGGGATACTACACCGTCAACGAGCCCGATGGCACCGTCCTCACCGTCCACTACACCGTTGACAAGCACAGCGGATTCCAGGCCGTCGTCGAGAGGACCGGCCATGCCGCTCACCCACAGCAAGTCAAGAAAGTCGCCGTTGTCGCACCCGTCGTTCACGCACCAGTCGTGCACCACGCACCAGTGGTCCACGCCGCACCCTACGTCCAGTCCCACCACTACTAA